In the genome of Maridesulfovibrio zosterae DSM 11974, the window CTTCATAAACTTTTTTAAAAAGATTGCTTTGGTCAAACTCAACCGCTTTTTCAAGATCAGCCTGCAATTCCTTGCGCGAAATATTAAGAACGCGCAGTTTCAACATTTCTCCTGTCTCGGAATTTTTGACCAGATAATTCAATCCGCGCCAAGTGCCTTCAAGCTGTTTAAAATCAGGAGAGTGCAAGACCTCGTTAAGCTGTGTAGAAATCAACTCGTCAATACGCGCAATGCGATCAACCAGCATAGCTGCTGTATCTTCCAATGGCTCCATATCCTTTGAAAGCAGCTGGTTTGCCAACTCAGCAAGCATGGCCTTGGCATAAGGAACCTGCGACTCATCTTTGGCCATTTTTCCGTCATACAGACATTTATCAAGAGTACTTTTATTTTCAGGACTCATTATGAACTCCTTTTAGGCCTGGATTGTTATGCTTTTTCAGGCTTGCTCTTACCAGCCTTATCCTCATCTTCCTTCTGTTCCGGTTCTGGCGCTGCAGATTCTACTGCATCATCAGCTTTTTTTGAATCCTTCGCGCCTTTCGCCCCCTTAGCTTCTTCCTTTTCTTCCGACCCAGCCATAGCCAAGTCAGCCAAAGTCTTAAGTTCACTTTCATCCCGAATAAATTCCTGCATCAATTTATCCAATTCATCATTGCCATCAAGTTTTCCAAGCAAATCTACCAAGCGCTGCCTTGAATCGAACAATGACTTAAGAGCGGGTACTTGTTTAACAACGTTAATGGGCAGAAAGTCATCCATTTCCTTAAACTTAAGCTCCAAATTCAGGTTTGCAGGATCGTCACCCAACTTGTTAGGAACTTGAAAGGCAAGTCGCGGGGCGGCTGAAGCCAAGACCTGATCCACGTTATCTCGATCCACAAAGACAAACTTGCGTTTCTTAAGCGGAGGAAGTGGCTCTTCCGGCTTGCCGGAAAGATCCGCCATCATACCGACAACAAAGGGTAACTGCTTCATGACTATGGCCCCACCTATCTCCACATCATAGGTGATCTGGACTCTAGGAGGTCGAACCCGTCCCAATTTTTGTTGAGTGCTTTCGGACATGTTTAGTTCTCCTTTTAAAGGTTGTTTTTCTGGGCAACGACATGCCCCCGGACTTACCTATGACAGATTATCCCCCTCGGGGATGCCTAGCAGGGAGAGTATGCTATTCAGAGAATGGTCTTCACCCACTAGCTCCCCGAGCAAGTCGGCCAGCGGCATCTGCCCCCACGATACAGCCCGTTTGACTAAATACGCAGTCGGGCTGTGCGGCTCCGTGGCTAGAAGGTAATCGGCAGCCTTATTTAAAAGGAGGTAAGCCTCCTGACGGCTGGTGATTACAGGTCCTGAAGTTGCACCCTCTTCAAGGATATCAACAGCTTCCACGGTTTCATCAGTTGTCACTGTATAATTTCCTTCCTTGTGCCATGTTTGCGTGCGGATAAGAATGGACTGGAGCATTTCTCGCAAAAGTCCAAAACCGGGAGAATCCTTACCGCACAGAGTATCCAGTAAATTCTCTAAGACATTTAGTTTCGTCAGACATTCGGCAAGGTCATTAATCAGGGTTTCGTAGAACAAAACGGAGGTCGAGCCAGCAACTTGATTGATTCCCTCCCGGGTTGCTTTTCCTTCCCGCTCTGCTTGGGCAAGAATAGCTTTATCCCGCACACCGATATGCTCTAAATATTCAGCTTCCGCCCAATCAGCATAGGTATAGGTGCGCCCATGGTGTATTTCAGGCTCAGTAATAGCTAAAAATTTAACTCGTTCTGCCAATACCGCATTCATCCAAAGAAACGGGGCAGTTCGTTTATCAATATCGCCATCAGGCAAGGGATGTACCGAATCCCAAAATGTTTTGGTCATTTCCAGTATCAGGTTCAAACCGTCATACAGCCCTTTTGCTCCATAAAGACAAAATGAAGCTTCCGTGAGCCATGCAGCTATCTGCAGATCCTTACTTGAAGTTGCGAGAGCGTCCTCACATAATCTAAAAACTTTTGGCCAGTCGGCCCGCTTAAGTTCTCGGGTCCACACCCCTCGGGGCAGATTTATATCTTCTTCGCGGCGTGCATCCTTAATCGCATCATAAGTCTCTGAATAGATAAGATACTCACCACATGGCGAAGTCTCCGACAGAGGAGAGAGGAGCAACGACAAATTAATTTCATATTCCGTCCCGCTGGACGAAGTAAATGTATAGTTTTCCATGTAAACTCCTGCCTTTACTCCTAAAATCTTTTTAAGTTCAACCAAACAGAATATGGATCAAATTTCGGCATTTCTTGTGGAAACATATCTGGAAGAGTCAGCTGTTTTCCAGGAGGACTTCCTGCCTTACCTACTTTACGTAATGTTATTCTCAAAAAAGACCTCACCACGCCTGTTGAACTGCTTTCAACAGGCATTCTGACCGAGCTGCTGTCCACTTCCTCTGATCCCTTACGCTTTGTAGGAACTTCAAACATTATTGTTCCCGATTTAGGTGTGGTTCCATCGACAAGAAACTCATCCTTAAATCGATTAGCCTGCATAAAAGCCAAAAGAGCCCATGGAGAATCATAATTATAAACAACAGTTGTTTGTGAGTCAGGTGTACCGGAATCCTCTTCTATCTTTACGGGGATGCGAGGGCCGTCTTTGGCCCACTGAAGAGTAAACATAACGGGTGAACCGTAGCTCCACAGTCCTGCGCGTTTACCATTGCGCCACGATAAGAGCGTTCTGCCGAGTTGCAATTTTTGATCGATAAGTTGATCTGTATTGAGCTCTCCGGATTGCGGATCATGAAATGCGAGCTCAACATCAAAACTTAACGGACCAAGGCTCTCACCTTGTTTCGGGTCACCCATAAATATGCGGATTTCTTCTATACTATTCAAAAAACGCTGAATCTTAATAGGCAGTTCTACATCAGGGGGTTGGGGCAACATTGATAGAAAAGTCAGAATATCATTTGGAGACGCACTTTCCTGAATATTTGACGGAGACGAAAAAGGAAAATGACTGGCCAGTTTTTGGGTAAAATAGTCTGCGGCCTGATTCCAAGCCTGTGAAAACCGCTGTAAATACAGCCAGTCAAGCCGCTTATGTACGGCTTCATATAACGCAACAGTCTTTTGATTAAACCAGCCATCTCCGGCTACAGGGGGAACTGCGGTTTGATTGCCAAGCCCATACAGCACGTATTGCTCAAGCTGGGTTAACGAATTGCCGGGGACATGCGCATCATATTGATCAAGGTCATCAATAATATCTTCCCAACGGGTAATGATGGAGAAGTCATCCTGAGTGAAGTCATCTCGCATATACAAATAGGCCAGTGCCGGTTCTGCCCAGGTTGTAGAAATAAGACGGATCCTATCACGTTGAGAAGCAAGGTATGAAACAAGTTCTTTTTTACTTTGCAGTCCAAAAAGAGCCACCGAAACAGGTGTATTTCCGTCCCATCTATCCAGTGATTGATAATTAGGGGTATATAACTTTTCTTTTTTAAGAGCTTCATCACTTCTGCGCAAAAGATTCATAGCCTGTTTGTCAACAACTGCGGATAGTTCAGAACGTTCGTATTGCTGTCCCAATCGATTATAGATGTCGAGAATTCGCAACAAAAGAGGTGCTGCCTGACTGAAATTAATAGCCCCGTCCCCTTCTGGTCTGAAACGCCCCGAATAAGTTAAACTATGAACAGGAACAAACTGCTGTGCCTGGCCAATAAGAGCTGCGATATTCTCGGATAGGCGCTCCCCTCCCTGCTTTTGTACTGTACTACGAAATGAGCTGGGAAATTCTTTCATTTCGTTGTTAAAATAAACGTCAAAAGGAGCCGCAAGCTCTACCGCTTGTTGGAGCATCGATATTTTCCAGACAAGACGTGTGGCCGGGGGAATATCAGGAGAAAGGGGAAAATCCTCAGCCTTACGCATGAATACCTGTTTTCGCAAATCAGAAATCGATTGCTGCAGTAAGATCACTATTGGTCTCAGAGTAAGGACAGAGTCTCCGGTAATAAATAGTGTGCCTGTAGGTGGCGATTTTTTTTGGGCTAAATTGGCATAGAGGGTTTTGTGTCTGATCTCACCCTTCTTGCGCCAGTTATCAATATTAAATGCGCGCAACAGAGTTTCAGACGCAGCCTTTGTGAAAAGATCATTCATTGGCCAATCAGGCGGAAAATCTAGTTTTGCCGGCCAATTCTGTTCTGGATTACTCAAAAGGCCACGCACTGCGGCAATATCATCCTCAACTCTTACTTCTTCACTACCGGGACGATACGAGCCGCCATTTTGCGTGA includes:
- the tssB gene encoding type VI secretion system contractile sheath small subunit encodes the protein MSESTQQKLGRVRPPRVQITYDVEIGGAIVMKQLPFVVGMMADLSGKPEEPLPPLKKRKFVFVDRDNVDQVLASAAPRLAFQVPNKLGDDPANLNLELKFKEMDDFLPINVVKQVPALKSLFDSRQRLVDLLGKLDGNDELDKLMQEFIRDESELKTLADLAMAGSEEKEEAKGAKGAKDSKKADDAVESAAPEPEQKEDEDKAGKSKPEKA
- the tssA gene encoding type VI secretion system protein TssA; translated protein: MENYTFTSSSGTEYEINLSLLLSPLSETSPCGEYLIYSETYDAIKDARREEDINLPRGVWTRELKRADWPKVFRLCEDALATSSKDLQIAAWLTEASFCLYGAKGLYDGLNLILEMTKTFWDSVHPLPDGDIDKRTAPFLWMNAVLAERVKFLAITEPEIHHGRTYTYADWAEAEYLEHIGVRDKAILAQAEREGKATREGINQVAGSTSVLFYETLINDLAECLTKLNVLENLLDTLCGKDSPGFGLLREMLQSILIRTQTWHKEGNYTVTTDETVEAVDILEEGATSGPVITSRQEAYLLLNKAADYLLATEPHSPTAYLVKRAVSWGQMPLADLLGELVGEDHSLNSILSLLGIPEGDNLS
- a CDS encoding type VI secretion system protein, translating into MSVASIMDIIRSHLSLLFFGAAVSTLLFAAVTMFALWRIHKSAEKFVSVEPEGEAEQSKLFGSTKKEIRLSLQKQMNATVRSIGLWRLRDVPWCLVLGDAEDGGEKIFANAGAQKSNGSIFNWFQFKQGVALVPLGPLGDIGNIHAKYAFTSLLKVMLRYKPCRPLDGLIVVLPAQSLDSIDKAETLGEAVNSQLAHLQDTLGMRPPIYLLVTSCECIEGFSEVCSALSSDQLRQMFGWSSPYVPDATWSSGWLDEAERSILGALEDLRSEIFSRPIEPKVAKHIFAFQSHIESFFKPLRRLTNEVFRHSVYHEPFQFRGIWFCGSPVGRQGQGAVFIRDLLSQKVFAEHSSAVPVSRIMTRRTGIIRAAQFLIVFILCTWAVFIWGGGNALQRDVPTVLPVVRTYITMNNATGMTWWTEGLQIPQNRLEKMATRVPRIQKAFQNNARTLLMTMEGAKDGWLTSIVFPTSFLYRIESRIDKLYSMIFNEIILKGVTLGLLYKGSEIYKDSPAIPNVNVADAYITDLPAYKELNRHINDSALFKTRCEQFNSLKSIHNVDDLKDIINYVFNLDLENVFNEDRKRLEGIMAKSTYQRIDLSKYSERAVTAFDSRMSLLYEQIFDGNPLLHATNELVDALGSLTQNGGSYRPGSEEVRVEDDIAAVRGLLSNPEQNWPAKLDFPPDWPMNDLFTKAASETLLRAFNIDNWRKKGEIRHKTLYANLAQKKSPPTGTLFITGDSVLTLRPIVILLQQSISDLRKQVFMRKAEDFPLSPDIPPATRLVWKISMLQQAVELAAPFDVYFNNEMKEFPSSFRSTVQKQGGERLSENIAALIGQAQQFVPVHSLTYSGRFRPEGDGAINFSQAAPLLLRILDIYNRLGQQYERSELSAVVDKQAMNLLRRSDEALKKEKLYTPNYQSLDRWDGNTPVSVALFGLQSKKELVSYLASQRDRIRLISTTWAEPALAYLYMRDDFTQDDFSIITRWEDIIDDLDQYDAHVPGNSLTQLEQYVLYGLGNQTAVPPVAGDGWFNQKTVALYEAVHKRLDWLYLQRFSQAWNQAADYFTQKLASHFPFSSPSNIQESASPNDILTFLSMLPQPPDVELPIKIQRFLNSIEEIRIFMGDPKQGESLGPLSFDVELAFHDPQSGELNTDQLIDQKLQLGRTLLSWRNGKRAGLWSYGSPVMFTLQWAKDGPRIPVKIEEDSGTPDSQTTVVYNYDSPWALLAFMQANRFKDEFLVDGTTPKSGTIMFEVPTKRKGSEEVDSSSVRMPVESSSTGVVRSFLRITLRKVGKAGSPPGKQLTLPDMFPQEMPKFDPYSVWLNLKRF